From the Scophthalmus maximus strain ysfricsl-2021 chromosome 11, ASM2237912v1, whole genome shotgun sequence genome, one window contains:
- the LOC118299259 gene encoding uncharacterized protein LOC118299259 has product MRAEAPLKTRRSKPRTGTGKRKRRKMHCCPLCQRYFSALNKHMKNMHLIRNSVERRLLLNMASGRVNIRAAPCPVPGCQYQLSRLDRHIHQSHTELSIAERAAKMNQARRIRTMELLAELRATDPTPAMESTLDLYPGVPEEDIDVTPPSPVAECGSSECRCIRHEYEWELERVKAERDEFCREVRLLRRKLQKQQLERVTEGGRSSAASEEVGPSSAASEEAGPSSAASEEAGPSSFRQRQGEPHEADKPPAVDGGIPADVQGEGLDPTPKMSENAISKVSRVKTFIMYMANNRSRLSDWLFLDNMSRIRGLARSVVEGGMKITTAKFYLQNTLHFIKFMTGIPPKTCRLTRVQFTSVERELKMGVRSLQRRVVVHQMSTKRLKISKLPSRQALRGCLSAAAAAIPQLLGKLEAEFDNTSRFLCYGYQCAYWSCLFGHRPGVYANMTDNEVEEAKTLGQDRGCLLHIKEHKTNRTFGEAQMFLNPAEFAWLERWMAIKRSLPDANKFVLYTKGKGPSKNLNANLQSAWKDMGLAGVINFTLIRTAVATYAKKSQDPKSRKKVADFMCHDTRMADKFYVANPDHCEAEEVRALVSESLLVGGGGDDEMLQQQQQQQEEEEMEVGGGGGGEGGSGSSSSGEEDEAAPSSSSANPPPQEVEEEGTPIQSIPEKKTTKEQSKQRMRVRRLRFPPKKFN; this is encoded by the exons ATGAGGGCTGAAGCCCCTTTAAAAACCCGGAGGAGCAAGCCAAGGACAGGGACTGGCAAAAGAAAGAGAC GAAAAATGCATTGCTGTCCCTTATGCCAACGCTATTTCAGCGCCCTGAATAAGCATATGAAAAATATGCACCTGATCCGGAATTCGGTAGAGAGGCGGCTACTGCTCAACATGGCATCCGGCAGGGTAAACATCCGCGCTGCACCCTGCCCTGTTCCAGGGTGCCAGTACCAGCTCTCCAGGTTAGACAGGCACATACACCAGTCACACACCGAGCTCAGCATTGCCGAAAGGGCGGCAAAGATGAATCAGGCCAGGAGAATCCGCACCATGGAACTTTTGGCCGAGCTCAGGGCTACGGATCCGACCCCGGCGATGGAGTCCACGTTGGACCTTTACCCAGGTGTGCCAGAGGAGGACATTGATGTCACTCCACCTTCCCCCGTGGCTGAATGCGGTTCGTCCGAGTGCCGGTGCATTCGCCATGAGTATGAGTGGGAGCTGGAAAGAGTCAAGGCCGAGAGGGACGAGTTCTGCCGCGAGGTCCGACTTCTCCGCAGGAAGCTGcaaaagcagcagctggaacGTGTGACGGAGGGAGGCCGGTCCTCTGCCGCGTCGGAGGAGGTGGGCCCGTCCTCGGCCGCGTCGGAGGAGGCGGGCCCGTCCTCGGCCGCGTCGGAGGAGGCGGGCCCGTCCTCCTTCCGGCAGCGGCAGGGGGAACCTCATGAGGCAGACAAGCCTCCCGCCGTCGATGG AGGAATACCTGCAGACGTACAGGGCGAGGGCCTAGACCCGACACCAAAAATGTCGGAAAATGCCATCTCCAAGGTCAGCAGGGTGAAGACGTTTATCATGTACATGGCCAACAACCGGAGCCGGTTGTCCGACTGGCTGTTTTTGGACAACATGTCCAGGATCCGTGG CTTGGCCCGAAGTGTGGTGGAGGGCGGGATGAAAATAACAACGGCCAAGTTCTATTTGCAGAACACGCTGCACTTTATCAAATTTATGACCGGGATCCCGCCCAAGACCTGCCGCCTCACTCGGGTGCAGTTCACCTCCGTCGAGAGGGAACTGAAGATGGGGGTGAGGTCGCTGCAGCGCAGGGTGGTTGTCCACCAAATGTCCACAAAGAGGCTCAAAATAAGCAAGCTGCCGTCCCGCCAGGCCCTGAGGGgttgcctctctgctgctgccgccgccatCCCACAGCTGCTGG GCAAACTCGAGGCGGAGTTCGATAACACCAGCCGTTTCCTCTGCTACGGCTACCAGTGCGCCTACTGGAGCTGCCTGTTCGGGCACAGGCCGGGGGTCTATGCAAACATGACGGAcaacgaggtggaggaggcaaagACCCTCGGCCAGGATCGGGGCTGCCTGCTCCAC ATCAAGGAACACAAGACGAACAGGACATTTGGGGAGGCCCAGATGTTCCTGAACCCCGCAGAGTTCGCCTGGCTGGAGAGATGGATGGCCATAAAAAGAAGCCTCCCCGATGCCAACAAATTTGTGCTGTACACTAAGGGCAAGGGGCCGTCAAAAAATCTAAACGCCAACCTGCAGTCGGCCTGGAAGGACATGGGGTTAGCGGGGGTGATCAATTTCACCCTCATAAGGACGGCCGTGGCAACTTAT GCAAAAAAGTCCCAAGATcctaaaagcaggaaaaaagtcGCCGACTTTATGTGTCACGACACCAGGATGGCAGACAAGTTTTACGTGGCCAACCCTGACCACTGTGAGGCAGAGGAGGTCAGGGCCCTGGTCAGTGAGAGCCTCCTCGtcggagggggaggagatgacgagatgctgcagcagcagcagcagcagcaggaggaggaggagatggaagtcgggggcggcggcggtggcgagggcggcagcggcagcagcagcagcggcgaaGAGGACGAGGCGGCCCCCTCATCTTCGTCAGCCAACCCACCGCCACAGGAGGTCGAGGAGGAGGGAACACCCATCCAGTCTATCCCAGAAAAGAAGACAACCAAGGAGCAGAGTAAGCAAaggatgagggtgaggaggctccgattcccccccaaaaaattcaacTAA